Proteins from a single region of Harmonia axyridis chromosome 4, icHarAxyr1.1, whole genome shotgun sequence:
- the LOC123677561 gene encoding protein AF-10 isoform X1, with product MREMVGGCCVCSDDRGWSENPLVYCDGQSCTVAVHQACYGIVSVPTGPWYCRKCESQERTSKVKCELCPSRYGALKRTDNAKWAHVVCALYIPEVRFGNVTTMEPILLHLIPAERFNKVCYICEEKGKPSTAAVGACMSCNRIGCKQQFHVTCGQSLGLLCEEAGNYLDNVKYCGYCQYHYSKLKKGGNVKTIPPYKPVSEKHLSDSGSEKEAEAVPSTSAKATSSSTSSTSSANSSNKRRSTSSTKTSTSSKTSSGNSKSSSSPSNSKTSHHNSKSSDKSKVNSSSSGSSRSTKNSDNHSEHSSETKTDKKDSKSENSEETKSSELKESKGSKKRKSNSRTPTPVTTVVSSEVNVINSNTANSNNDSSVINSSEKKEDLLDTSGESVDKAKKIKVETTQSIISNQPVVALTSISTIKATPPPTTSAADPPVVPPETSTVVSATAQSIIQSTAAQPLAGSLVVSLPLPSTTLSPQSQASTSAQGNLLANIIESQQEKTNDSPKPSGPDLPSNLESLNIEEENAQSNMLTSESGGGLKIIYEKQEAAMSTNTTEEDMELEEIQTEVPAKRTRSQSNDKTEKTVTNRGKKRSSGGGLGSNSNSYQINNNSNSNLSMRRSSRSQMNISPTPSLSSTLSQQPGAFASISQNQLKNSPPSSPSSESQSALPTRTSKNKTKGRKTEPAVITPSSSRDNKDVKLFQNGVTAPHMLGNQLNPTSNMAQKMSDHLNSELEAHSIFNPNENSNLVGPQLHHKVVATARSNSTGSTTSGNSGLTGMLGGNTGNIPQTLDQLLERQWEQGSQFLMEQAQHFDIASLLSCLHQLRAENLRLEEHVSSLLQRRDHLLAVNARLAIPLTGQPATPQTSHPHTVNNIHPAVAAGHGDVPRSRHSAGSASYPAHPQGTSADVPVENGLPPDSNQTYSSHRSPVTGQPQRSPTVRSNHSIDLSSYRLSPAGSSFSNNSLIRPNPEASGRSNPRPQQYSHYQGSSQSQQQQILMRRDNDHHQSSKPS from the exons ATGAGGGAAATGGTAGGAGGTTGTTGCGTTTGTTCTGATGATAGAGGCTGGTCTGAAAATCCTCTTGTTTACTGTGATGGACAGTCATGTACAGTGGCAGTTCACCAAG CTTGTTATGGAATTGTAAGTGTACCAACAGGACCGTGGTATTGTCGTAAATGTGAAAGTCAAGAAAGGACTTCTAAAGTG AAGTGTGAATTATGCCCTAGCCGATATGGCGCTCTTAAACGAACTGATAATGCAAAATGGGCCCATGTGGTGTGCGCCTTATACATACCAGAAGTTCGATTCGGGAATGTTACTACTATGGAACCTATTCTGTTGCATTTAATCCCTGCAGAACGTTTCAATAAA GTGTGTTATATCTGTGAAGAAAAAGGAAAACCATCCACTGCAGCTGTTGGTGCTTGTATGTCATGTAATAGAATAGGTTGCAAGCAACAATTTCACGTTACTTGTGGTCAAAGTCTTGGCCTTCTTTGTGAAGAAGCTGGAAATTATTTGGACAATGTCAAGTACTGTGGATATTGCCAATACCACTATAGCAAATTG aagaaAGGAGGTAATGTTAAAACGATTCCACCATATAAGCCAGTATCAGAAAAGCATTTGTCCGATTCAGGTTCTGAGAAGGAAGCAGAAGCAGTACCATCCACTTCTGCCAAAGCCACATCCTCGTCTACTTCATCAACAAGCTCGGCGAATTCATCAAATAAACGTAGGTCCACGTCCAGCACAAAAACGTCTACATCCTCGAAGACTAGTAGCGGTAACTCGAAAAGTTCCTCCAGCCCAAGTAATTCGAAGACTTCTCATCATAACTCGAAGAGCTCGGACAAAAGCAAAGTGAATAGTTCGTCTAGTGGTTCATCTCGAAGTACCAAAAACTCTGATAATCATTCTGAACACTCAAGTGAAACGAAGACTGACAAAAAAGACTCTAAATCCGAAAATAGTGAAGAAACTAAATCGTCCGAATTGAAGGAAAGTAAGGGATCGAAAAAACGTAAATCGAATTCTAGAACTCCTACGCCTGTTACTACGGTTGTTTCAAGTGAAGTGAATGTGATTAATTCGAACACTGCCAATAGCAATAATGATAGTAGTGTAATTAATAGTTCAGAGAAGAAGGAGGACTTACTTGATACTAGTGGAGAAAGTGTAGATAAAGCTAAGAAG ATAAAAGTAGAAACCACGCAATCAATAATATCTAATCAACCAGTCGTTGCCTTAACTTCGATATCAACTATCAAAGCAACCCCACCTCCCACTACATCGGCTGCGGATCCCCCGGTGGTGCCACCAGAAACAAGTACTGTTGTTTCCGCAACTGCTCAATCCATTATTCAGTCCACAGCCGCTCAGCCCTTGGCGGGTTCTCTGGTGGTTTCATTGCCACTTCCCAGTACGACATTGAGCCCTCAATCTCAAGCAAGTACAAGTGCTCAAGGCAATCTATTAGCGAATATCATTGAATCGCAGCAGGAGAAAACCAACGATTCCCCAAAACCGAGTGGGCCAGATTTACCCAGTAATTTAG AATCATTGAACATTGAAGAAGAGAACGCTCAGTCAAATATGCTCACTTCAGAGAGTGGTGGaggtttgaaaataatatatgaaaAACAAGAAGCAGCAATGAGCACTAACACTACAGAAGAAGACATGGAACTGGAGGAGATTCAGACTGAAGTACCTGCTAAAAGAACTAG ATCTCAATCAAACGATAAGACTGAAAAAACAGTTACGAATCGCGGGAAGAAACGTAGTAGCGGTGGAGGATTGGGGAGTAATTCAAATAGCTACCAAATTAACAATAATTCGAATTCTAATCTTTCCATGAGAAGATCTAGTCGATCTCAGATGAATATTTCTCCCACACCATCGCTAAGTTCAACGCTAAGTCAACAACCCGGAGCTTTCGCTAGTATAAGTCAGAACCAGTTGAAGAATTCCCCACCTAGCAGTCCGAGCTCTGAGAGTCAGAGCGCTTTACCAACGAGGACaagtaaaaataaaacaaagggAAGAAAAACTGAACCTGCCGTTATCACTCCGAGTTCTAGTAGAGATAACAAAGATGTTAAATT ATTCCAGAATGGTGTTACTGCCCCACATATGTTGGGAAATCAGCTCAATCCAACATCAAATATGGCGCAAAAAATGTCTGACCATTTAAACTCCGAGCTGGAGGCTCATAGTATTTTCAATCCCAATGAAAATTCTAATCTGGTTGGACCCCAATTACATCATAAAGTTGTTGCGACT GCACGTTCTAACAGCACTGGCAGCACAACTTCAGGTAATAGTGGTTTGACCGGAATGCTTGGAGGAAATACTGGTAATATTCCTCAGACGTTGGACCAACTGTTAGAGAGACAATGGGAGCAGGGATCTCAATTTCTTATGGAGCAGGCTCAACATTTTGACA TTGCATCTCTATTATCGTGCTTACATCAATTGAGAGCTGAGAATCTTAGGTTAGAGGAACACGTCAGTTCATTGCTACAAAGGCGGGATCATTTATTAGCAGTGAATGCAAGACTGGCGATTCCCTTAACAGGACAACCTGCTACACCTCAGACTTCACATCCTCATACAG TGAATAATATTCATCCAGCTGTTGCTGCTGGTCACGGTGATGTCCCTCGATCGAGGCACAGTGCTGGCAGTGCAAGTTATCCAGCTCATCCACAAGGAACTAGCGCTGATGTCCCCGTTGAAAATGGTTTACCACCAGATTCGAATCAAACCTATTCTTCCCACAGAAGTCCAGTCACTGGACAACCGCAACGGAGTCCCACTGTGAG ATCAAATCATTCGATTGATCTTAGTTCTTATAGATTATCCCCAGCTGGATCCAGTTTCTCTAATAACTCTTTGATTAGGCCAAATCCTGAAGCGAGTGGACGTTCGAACCCCCGTCCTCAGCAATATTCACATTATCAAGGATCCAGTCAGTCTCAACAACAACAG atattaATGCGTAGAGATAATGACCATCATCAGAGTTCTAAGCCCAGCTGA
- the LOC123677561 gene encoding protein AF-10 isoform X5, with product MREMVGGCCVCSDDRGWSENPLVYCDGQSCTVAVHQACYGIVSVPTGPWYCRKCESQERTSKVKCELCPSRYGALKRTDNAKWAHVVCALYIPEVRFGNVTTMEPILLHLIPAERFNKVCYICEEKGKPSTAAVGACMSCNRIGCKQQFHVTCGQSLGLLCEEAGNYLDNVKYCGYCQYHYSKLKGGSEKEAEAVPSTSAKATSSSTSSTSSANSSNKRRSTSSTKTSTSSKTSSGNSKSSSSPSNSKTSHHNSKSSDKSKVNSSSSGSSRSTKNSDNHSEHSSETKTDKKDSKSENSEETKSSELKESKGSKKRKSNSRTPTPVTTVVSSEVNVINSNTANSNNDSSVINSSEKKEDLLDTSGESVDKAKKIKVETTQSIISNQPVVALTSISTIKATPPPTTSAADPPVVPPETSTVVSATAQSIIQSTAAQPLAGSLVVSLPLPSTTLSPQSQASTSAQGNLLANIIESQQEKTNDSPKPSGPDLPSNLESLNIEEENAQSNMLTSESGGGLKIIYEKQEAAMSTNTTEEDMELEEIQTEVPAKRTRSQSNDKTEKTVTNRGKKRSSGGGLGSNSNSYQINNNSNSNLSMRRSSRSQMNISPTPSLSSTLSQQPGAFASISQNQLKNSPPSSPSSESQSALPTRTSKNKTKGRKTEPAVITPSSSRDNKDVKLFQNGVTAPHMLGNQLNPTSNMAQKMSDHLNSELEAHSIFNPNENSNLVGPQLHHKVVATARSNSTGSTTSGNSGLTGMLGGNTGNIPQTLDQLLERQWEQGSQFLMEQAQHFDIASLLSCLHQLRAENLRLEEHVSSLLQRRDHLLAVNARLAIPLTGQPATPQTSHPHTVNNIHPAVAAGHGDVPRSRHSAGSASYPAHPQGTSADVPVENGLPPDSNQTYSSHRSPVTGQPQRSPTVRSNHSIDLSSYRLSPAGSSFSNNSLIRPNPEASGRSNPRPQQYSHYQGSSQSQQQQILMRRDNDHHQSSKPS from the exons ATGAGGGAAATGGTAGGAGGTTGTTGCGTTTGTTCTGATGATAGAGGCTGGTCTGAAAATCCTCTTGTTTACTGTGATGGACAGTCATGTACAGTGGCAGTTCACCAAG CTTGTTATGGAATTGTAAGTGTACCAACAGGACCGTGGTATTGTCGTAAATGTGAAAGTCAAGAAAGGACTTCTAAAGTG AAGTGTGAATTATGCCCTAGCCGATATGGCGCTCTTAAACGAACTGATAATGCAAAATGGGCCCATGTGGTGTGCGCCTTATACATACCAGAAGTTCGATTCGGGAATGTTACTACTATGGAACCTATTCTGTTGCATTTAATCCCTGCAGAACGTTTCAATAAA GTGTGTTATATCTGTGAAGAAAAAGGAAAACCATCCACTGCAGCTGTTGGTGCTTGTATGTCATGTAATAGAATAGGTTGCAAGCAACAATTTCACGTTACTTGTGGTCAAAGTCTTGGCCTTCTTTGTGAAGAAGCTGGAAATTATTTGGACAATGTCAAGTACTGTGGATATTGCCAATACCACTATAGCAAATTG aaAGGAG GTTCTGAGAAGGAAGCAGAAGCAGTACCATCCACTTCTGCCAAAGCCACATCCTCGTCTACTTCATCAACAAGCTCGGCGAATTCATCAAATAAACGTAGGTCCACGTCCAGCACAAAAACGTCTACATCCTCGAAGACTAGTAGCGGTAACTCGAAAAGTTCCTCCAGCCCAAGTAATTCGAAGACTTCTCATCATAACTCGAAGAGCTCGGACAAAAGCAAAGTGAATAGTTCGTCTAGTGGTTCATCTCGAAGTACCAAAAACTCTGATAATCATTCTGAACACTCAAGTGAAACGAAGACTGACAAAAAAGACTCTAAATCCGAAAATAGTGAAGAAACTAAATCGTCCGAATTGAAGGAAAGTAAGGGATCGAAAAAACGTAAATCGAATTCTAGAACTCCTACGCCTGTTACTACGGTTGTTTCAAGTGAAGTGAATGTGATTAATTCGAACACTGCCAATAGCAATAATGATAGTAGTGTAATTAATAGTTCAGAGAAGAAGGAGGACTTACTTGATACTAGTGGAGAAAGTGTAGATAAAGCTAAGAAG ATAAAAGTAGAAACCACGCAATCAATAATATCTAATCAACCAGTCGTTGCCTTAACTTCGATATCAACTATCAAAGCAACCCCACCTCCCACTACATCGGCTGCGGATCCCCCGGTGGTGCCACCAGAAACAAGTACTGTTGTTTCCGCAACTGCTCAATCCATTATTCAGTCCACAGCCGCTCAGCCCTTGGCGGGTTCTCTGGTGGTTTCATTGCCACTTCCCAGTACGACATTGAGCCCTCAATCTCAAGCAAGTACAAGTGCTCAAGGCAATCTATTAGCGAATATCATTGAATCGCAGCAGGAGAAAACCAACGATTCCCCAAAACCGAGTGGGCCAGATTTACCCAGTAATTTAG AATCATTGAACATTGAAGAAGAGAACGCTCAGTCAAATATGCTCACTTCAGAGAGTGGTGGaggtttgaaaataatatatgaaaAACAAGAAGCAGCAATGAGCACTAACACTACAGAAGAAGACATGGAACTGGAGGAGATTCAGACTGAAGTACCTGCTAAAAGAACTAG ATCTCAATCAAACGATAAGACTGAAAAAACAGTTACGAATCGCGGGAAGAAACGTAGTAGCGGTGGAGGATTGGGGAGTAATTCAAATAGCTACCAAATTAACAATAATTCGAATTCTAATCTTTCCATGAGAAGATCTAGTCGATCTCAGATGAATATTTCTCCCACACCATCGCTAAGTTCAACGCTAAGTCAACAACCCGGAGCTTTCGCTAGTATAAGTCAGAACCAGTTGAAGAATTCCCCACCTAGCAGTCCGAGCTCTGAGAGTCAGAGCGCTTTACCAACGAGGACaagtaaaaataaaacaaagggAAGAAAAACTGAACCTGCCGTTATCACTCCGAGTTCTAGTAGAGATAACAAAGATGTTAAATT ATTCCAGAATGGTGTTACTGCCCCACATATGTTGGGAAATCAGCTCAATCCAACATCAAATATGGCGCAAAAAATGTCTGACCATTTAAACTCCGAGCTGGAGGCTCATAGTATTTTCAATCCCAATGAAAATTCTAATCTGGTTGGACCCCAATTACATCATAAAGTTGTTGCGACT GCACGTTCTAACAGCACTGGCAGCACAACTTCAGGTAATAGTGGTTTGACCGGAATGCTTGGAGGAAATACTGGTAATATTCCTCAGACGTTGGACCAACTGTTAGAGAGACAATGGGAGCAGGGATCTCAATTTCTTATGGAGCAGGCTCAACATTTTGACA TTGCATCTCTATTATCGTGCTTACATCAATTGAGAGCTGAGAATCTTAGGTTAGAGGAACACGTCAGTTCATTGCTACAAAGGCGGGATCATTTATTAGCAGTGAATGCAAGACTGGCGATTCCCTTAACAGGACAACCTGCTACACCTCAGACTTCACATCCTCATACAG TGAATAATATTCATCCAGCTGTTGCTGCTGGTCACGGTGATGTCCCTCGATCGAGGCACAGTGCTGGCAGTGCAAGTTATCCAGCTCATCCACAAGGAACTAGCGCTGATGTCCCCGTTGAAAATGGTTTACCACCAGATTCGAATCAAACCTATTCTTCCCACAGAAGTCCAGTCACTGGACAACCGCAACGGAGTCCCACTGTGAG ATCAAATCATTCGATTGATCTTAGTTCTTATAGATTATCCCCAGCTGGATCCAGTTTCTCTAATAACTCTTTGATTAGGCCAAATCCTGAAGCGAGTGGACGTTCGAACCCCCGTCCTCAGCAATATTCACATTATCAAGGATCCAGTCAGTCTCAACAACAACAG atattaATGCGTAGAGATAATGACCATCATCAGAGTTCTAAGCCCAGCTGA
- the LOC123677561 gene encoding protein AF-10 isoform X2, with translation MREMVGGCCVCSDDRGWSENPLVYCDGQSCTVAVHQACYGIVSVPTGPWYCRKCESQERTSKVKCELCPSRYGALKRTDNAKWAHVVCALYIPEVRFGNVTTMEPILLHLIPAERFNKVCYICEEKGKPSTAAVGACMSCNRIGCKQQFHVTCGQSLGLLCEEAGNYLDNVKYCGYCQYHYSKLKGGNVKTIPPYKPVSEKHLSDSGSEKEAEAVPSTSAKATSSSTSSTSSANSSNKRRSTSSTKTSTSSKTSSGNSKSSSSPSNSKTSHHNSKSSDKSKVNSSSSGSSRSTKNSDNHSEHSSETKTDKKDSKSENSEETKSSELKESKGSKKRKSNSRTPTPVTTVVSSEVNVINSNTANSNNDSSVINSSEKKEDLLDTSGESVDKAKKIKVETTQSIISNQPVVALTSISTIKATPPPTTSAADPPVVPPETSTVVSATAQSIIQSTAAQPLAGSLVVSLPLPSTTLSPQSQASTSAQGNLLANIIESQQEKTNDSPKPSGPDLPSNLESLNIEEENAQSNMLTSESGGGLKIIYEKQEAAMSTNTTEEDMELEEIQTEVPAKRTRSQSNDKTEKTVTNRGKKRSSGGGLGSNSNSYQINNNSNSNLSMRRSSRSQMNISPTPSLSSTLSQQPGAFASISQNQLKNSPPSSPSSESQSALPTRTSKNKTKGRKTEPAVITPSSSRDNKDVKLFQNGVTAPHMLGNQLNPTSNMAQKMSDHLNSELEAHSIFNPNENSNLVGPQLHHKVVATARSNSTGSTTSGNSGLTGMLGGNTGNIPQTLDQLLERQWEQGSQFLMEQAQHFDIASLLSCLHQLRAENLRLEEHVSSLLQRRDHLLAVNARLAIPLTGQPATPQTSHPHTVNNIHPAVAAGHGDVPRSRHSAGSASYPAHPQGTSADVPVENGLPPDSNQTYSSHRSPVTGQPQRSPTVRSNHSIDLSSYRLSPAGSSFSNNSLIRPNPEASGRSNPRPQQYSHYQGSSQSQQQQILMRRDNDHHQSSKPS, from the exons ATGAGGGAAATGGTAGGAGGTTGTTGCGTTTGTTCTGATGATAGAGGCTGGTCTGAAAATCCTCTTGTTTACTGTGATGGACAGTCATGTACAGTGGCAGTTCACCAAG CTTGTTATGGAATTGTAAGTGTACCAACAGGACCGTGGTATTGTCGTAAATGTGAAAGTCAAGAAAGGACTTCTAAAGTG AAGTGTGAATTATGCCCTAGCCGATATGGCGCTCTTAAACGAACTGATAATGCAAAATGGGCCCATGTGGTGTGCGCCTTATACATACCAGAAGTTCGATTCGGGAATGTTACTACTATGGAACCTATTCTGTTGCATTTAATCCCTGCAGAACGTTTCAATAAA GTGTGTTATATCTGTGAAGAAAAAGGAAAACCATCCACTGCAGCTGTTGGTGCTTGTATGTCATGTAATAGAATAGGTTGCAAGCAACAATTTCACGTTACTTGTGGTCAAAGTCTTGGCCTTCTTTGTGAAGAAGCTGGAAATTATTTGGACAATGTCAAGTACTGTGGATATTGCCAATACCACTATAGCAAATTG aaAGGAGGTAATGTTAAAACGATTCCACCATATAAGCCAGTATCAGAAAAGCATTTGTCCGATTCAGGTTCTGAGAAGGAAGCAGAAGCAGTACCATCCACTTCTGCCAAAGCCACATCCTCGTCTACTTCATCAACAAGCTCGGCGAATTCATCAAATAAACGTAGGTCCACGTCCAGCACAAAAACGTCTACATCCTCGAAGACTAGTAGCGGTAACTCGAAAAGTTCCTCCAGCCCAAGTAATTCGAAGACTTCTCATCATAACTCGAAGAGCTCGGACAAAAGCAAAGTGAATAGTTCGTCTAGTGGTTCATCTCGAAGTACCAAAAACTCTGATAATCATTCTGAACACTCAAGTGAAACGAAGACTGACAAAAAAGACTCTAAATCCGAAAATAGTGAAGAAACTAAATCGTCCGAATTGAAGGAAAGTAAGGGATCGAAAAAACGTAAATCGAATTCTAGAACTCCTACGCCTGTTACTACGGTTGTTTCAAGTGAAGTGAATGTGATTAATTCGAACACTGCCAATAGCAATAATGATAGTAGTGTAATTAATAGTTCAGAGAAGAAGGAGGACTTACTTGATACTAGTGGAGAAAGTGTAGATAAAGCTAAGAAG ATAAAAGTAGAAACCACGCAATCAATAATATCTAATCAACCAGTCGTTGCCTTAACTTCGATATCAACTATCAAAGCAACCCCACCTCCCACTACATCGGCTGCGGATCCCCCGGTGGTGCCACCAGAAACAAGTACTGTTGTTTCCGCAACTGCTCAATCCATTATTCAGTCCACAGCCGCTCAGCCCTTGGCGGGTTCTCTGGTGGTTTCATTGCCACTTCCCAGTACGACATTGAGCCCTCAATCTCAAGCAAGTACAAGTGCTCAAGGCAATCTATTAGCGAATATCATTGAATCGCAGCAGGAGAAAACCAACGATTCCCCAAAACCGAGTGGGCCAGATTTACCCAGTAATTTAG AATCATTGAACATTGAAGAAGAGAACGCTCAGTCAAATATGCTCACTTCAGAGAGTGGTGGaggtttgaaaataatatatgaaaAACAAGAAGCAGCAATGAGCACTAACACTACAGAAGAAGACATGGAACTGGAGGAGATTCAGACTGAAGTACCTGCTAAAAGAACTAG ATCTCAATCAAACGATAAGACTGAAAAAACAGTTACGAATCGCGGGAAGAAACGTAGTAGCGGTGGAGGATTGGGGAGTAATTCAAATAGCTACCAAATTAACAATAATTCGAATTCTAATCTTTCCATGAGAAGATCTAGTCGATCTCAGATGAATATTTCTCCCACACCATCGCTAAGTTCAACGCTAAGTCAACAACCCGGAGCTTTCGCTAGTATAAGTCAGAACCAGTTGAAGAATTCCCCACCTAGCAGTCCGAGCTCTGAGAGTCAGAGCGCTTTACCAACGAGGACaagtaaaaataaaacaaagggAAGAAAAACTGAACCTGCCGTTATCACTCCGAGTTCTAGTAGAGATAACAAAGATGTTAAATT ATTCCAGAATGGTGTTACTGCCCCACATATGTTGGGAAATCAGCTCAATCCAACATCAAATATGGCGCAAAAAATGTCTGACCATTTAAACTCCGAGCTGGAGGCTCATAGTATTTTCAATCCCAATGAAAATTCTAATCTGGTTGGACCCCAATTACATCATAAAGTTGTTGCGACT GCACGTTCTAACAGCACTGGCAGCACAACTTCAGGTAATAGTGGTTTGACCGGAATGCTTGGAGGAAATACTGGTAATATTCCTCAGACGTTGGACCAACTGTTAGAGAGACAATGGGAGCAGGGATCTCAATTTCTTATGGAGCAGGCTCAACATTTTGACA TTGCATCTCTATTATCGTGCTTACATCAATTGAGAGCTGAGAATCTTAGGTTAGAGGAACACGTCAGTTCATTGCTACAAAGGCGGGATCATTTATTAGCAGTGAATGCAAGACTGGCGATTCCCTTAACAGGACAACCTGCTACACCTCAGACTTCACATCCTCATACAG TGAATAATATTCATCCAGCTGTTGCTGCTGGTCACGGTGATGTCCCTCGATCGAGGCACAGTGCTGGCAGTGCAAGTTATCCAGCTCATCCACAAGGAACTAGCGCTGATGTCCCCGTTGAAAATGGTTTACCACCAGATTCGAATCAAACCTATTCTTCCCACAGAAGTCCAGTCACTGGACAACCGCAACGGAGTCCCACTGTGAG ATCAAATCATTCGATTGATCTTAGTTCTTATAGATTATCCCCAGCTGGATCCAGTTTCTCTAATAACTCTTTGATTAGGCCAAATCCTGAAGCGAGTGGACGTTCGAACCCCCGTCCTCAGCAATATTCACATTATCAAGGATCCAGTCAGTCTCAACAACAACAG atattaATGCGTAGAGATAATGACCATCATCAGAGTTCTAAGCCCAGCTGA